One genomic segment of Myripristis murdjan chromosome 20, fMyrMur1.1, whole genome shotgun sequence includes these proteins:
- the LOC115379067 gene encoding NACHT, LRR and PYD domains-containing protein 12-like isoform X2 translates to MYKHAKAGSAVPSCLSMKSDFSIDAPPDLKSEPKTSSDKNAKEFPVTSLESHFSIDAHPDFGNEPKTSRWRNRSSKRRQQQGEQSQIPLKHVEALEEELKKTNRTRFEFVLEGISEAGTGTLLNRIYTELYITSGPTEGVNTKHEVQQLGKIHKVDTLQETAIKCRNIFDTFPGTKRPVRTVLTMGIPGIGKTFLVQKFILDWAEGLANQDVNLMVLLSFMELNLIKDGQYSFLDLIKLFHPVLKMVTAEKLAACKAVFILDGLDESRLSLDFKNNAVVSDVTQTASVDSLLTNLIKGNLLPSALLWITSTPAAANQIPPTCVDRVTEVRGFTDLQKEEYFRRRSSDEELSSRIISHIKASRSLHIMCHIPVFCWITATVLEDMFSRNKTEEFSMSLTEMYARFLMIQMERKKRKYNQSEPGLAEHDREVLLKFGKLAFEQLLRGNFVFYQEDLEECGLDVREASVYSGVCTEIFRSECVLFKRTVYCFVHPSIQEFLAAVYASCCCTSTNMVSLKPFSTDDCRHTSLNDYLDTTMNEAISSKNGHLDLFVRFLCGLSLESTQKLMQHLLGPIESSPESTRTAIRNLKKKCTGSLPPDRCINIFHCLMEMKDRSLHQEIMDYLRSQDRSQRKLSDIHCSTLAFMLQASEEVLDVFDLEACNVSRDGRLRLLPAVRNCRKARLADCGLTETNCKVLASALSSSPSHLTELDLSNNRLQDSGVELLCVGLQSPNCRLETLRLSGCMISDDGCASLASALRSNPSHLMELDLSNNHVGASGERLLFAAMQEPGCRLHCLRLDPELER, encoded by the exons ATGGAGAAATAGATCCTCAAAAAGGAGACAACAGCAAGGGGAACAGAGTCAAATCCCCCTTAAACACG TGGAAGCTTTAGAAGAAGAACTTAAGAAGACAAATAGAACAAGATTTGAGTTCGTGCTGGAAGGCATCAGTGAAGCAGGAACCGGAACGCttctcaacaggatctacacagAGCTCTACATCACCAGCGGACCGACTGAAGGGGTTAATACCAAACATGAGGTGCAGCAGCTTGGGAAGATTCACAAGGTGGACACCCTCCAAGAAACAGCAATCAAGTGCAGAAATATCTTTGATACCTTTCCTGGTACAAAAAGACCAGTCAGAACAGTTTTGACGATGGGCATCCCTGGCATcggaaaaacatttttggtgcAGAAGTTCATTCTGGACTGGGCGGAAGGCTTGGCAAACCAAGACGTGAATCTCATGGTCCTTCTCTCATTCATGGAGCTGAACCTGATCAAAGATGGGCAGTACAGTTTTCTTGACCTGATCAAGCTTTTCCACCCAGTTTTAAAGatggtcacagcagagaagcttgCTGCGTGTAAAGCTGTTTTCATCTTAGATGGATTAGATGAAAGCAGACTTtctctggacttcaagaacaatGCTGTTGTGTCAGATGTCACACAAACAGCCTCAGTAGATTCGCTGCTGACAAACCtgatcaaggggaacctgcttccctcagCTCTCCTGTGGATAACCTccacacctgcagcagccaatcagatccctcctacatgtgtcgacagggtaacagaagtgcgagggttcactgacctccagaaggaggagtacttcaggaggagatccagtgatgaggagctgtccagcagaatcatctcacacatcaaggcgtccaggagcctccacatcatgtgccacatcccagtcttctgttggatcactgctacagttctggaggacatGTTCAGCAGGAACAAGACAGAAGAGTTTTCCATGAGCCTGACAGAGATGTACGCTCGATTCCTTATGATTCAGATggaaaggaagaagaggaagtacaACCAGAGTGAACCGGGGCTTGCGGAACatgacagggaagttcttctgaaatTCGGCAAGTTGGCATTTGAGCAACTGTTGAGAGGAAACTTtgtgttctaccaagaagacctggaggagtgtggtcttgatgtgaGAGAagcctcggtgtactcaggagtgtgcacagagatcttcagatcagagtgtgtgctcttcaaGAGAACGGTCTACTGCTTTGTCCATCCAAGCATCCAGGAGTTTCTTGCTGCCGTCTATGCTTCTTGCTGTTGCACGAGCACAAACATGGTGTCCTTGAAGCCGTTCTCCACAGACGACTGCAGACACACATCCCTCAATGATTATCTCGACACAACCATGAATGAGGCCATCAGCAGTAAGAACGGCCACCTGGACCTGTTTGTCCGGTTCCTTTGCGGCCTCTCGCTTGAGTCCACACAGAAACTCATGCAACACCTGCTGGGTCCAATTGAGAGCAGCCCAGAGAGCACCAGGACGGCCATCAGGAACCTCAAGAAGAAGTGCACCGGTAGCCTCCCACCTGACAGATGCATCAATATTTTCCACTGTCTGATGGAGATGAAAGATCGCTCACTGCATCAAGAGATCATGGATTACCTGAGGTCACAGGACAGATCGCAGAGGAAGCTGTCAGATATCCATTGCTCAACTCTGGCCTTCATGCTGCAGGcttcagaggaggttctggatgtgtTTGACCTGGAGGCGTGCAACGTGTCCCGGGACGGTCGCCTCAGACTACtgccagctgtgaggaactgcagaaAGGCTCG GCTTGCTGACTGTGGGCTCACAGAGACAAATTGTAAAGTCCTGGcttcagctctgagctccagcCCGTCCCATCTGActgagctggacctgagcaacaaccggctgcaggattcaggcgtggagctgctgtgtgtcgGGCTgcagagtccaaactgcaggctggagactctcag gctgtcaggctgtatGATCTCTGATGACGGCTGTGcctctctggcctcggctctcaGGTCCAACCCGTCCCACCTGAtggagctggacctgagcaacaaccatGTGGGAGCGTCAGGAGAGAGGCTGCTGTTTGCCGCCATGCAGGAGCCGGGCTGCCGGCTGCACTGCCTCAG GTTGGATCCTGAGCTTGAACGCTGA
- the LOC115379067 gene encoding NACHT, LRR and PYD domains-containing protein 12-like isoform X3, giving the protein MYKHAKAGSAVPSCLSMKSDFSIDAPPDLKSEPKTSRDENDKFPATSLESRFSIDAHPDFSSEPKTSRWRNRSSKRRQQQGEQSQIPLKHVEALEEELKKTNRTRFEFVLEGISEAGTGTLLNRIYTELYITSGPTEGVNTKHEVQQLGKIHKVDTLQETAIKCRNIFDTFPGTKRPVRTVLTMGIPGIGKTFLVQKFILDWAEGLANQDVNLMVLLSFMELNLIKDGQYSFLDLIKLFHPVLKMVTAEKLAACKAVFILDGLDESRLSLDFKNNAVVSDVTQTASVDSLLTNLIKGNLLPSALLWITSTPAAANQIPPTCVDRVTEVRGFTDLQKEEYFRRRSSDEELSSRIISHIKASRSLHIMCHIPVFCWITATVLEDMFSRNKTEEFSMSLTEMYARFLMIQMERKKRKYNQSEPGLAEHDREVLLKFGKLAFEQLLRGNFVFYQEDLEECGLDVREASVYSGVCTEIFRSECVLFKRTVYCFVHPSIQEFLAAVYASCCCTSTNMVSLKPFSTDDCRHTSLNDYLDTTMNEAISSKNGHLDLFVRFLCGLSLESTQKLMQHLLGPIESSPESTRTAIRNLKKKCTGSLPPDRCINIFHCLMEMKDRSLHQEIMDYLRSQDRSQRKLSDIHCSTLAFMLQASEEVLDVFDLEACNVSRDGRLRLLPAVRNCRKARLADCGLTETNCKVLASALSSSPSHLTELDLSNNRLQDSGVELLCVGLQSPNCRLETLRLSGCMISDDGCASLASALRSNPSHLMELDLSNNHVGASGERLLFAAMQEPGCRLHCLRLDPELER; this is encoded by the exons ATGGAGAAATAGATCCTCAAAAAGGAGACAACAGCAAGGGGAACAGAGTCAAATCCCCCTTAAACACG TGGAAGCTTTAGAAGAAGAACTTAAGAAGACAAATAGAACAAGATTTGAGTTCGTGCTGGAAGGCATCAGTGAAGCAGGAACCGGAACGCttctcaacaggatctacacagAGCTCTACATCACCAGCGGACCGACTGAAGGGGTTAATACCAAACATGAGGTGCAGCAGCTTGGGAAGATTCACAAGGTGGACACCCTCCAAGAAACAGCAATCAAGTGCAGAAATATCTTTGATACCTTTCCTGGTACAAAAAGACCAGTCAGAACAGTTTTGACGATGGGCATCCCTGGCATcggaaaaacatttttggtgcAGAAGTTCATTCTGGACTGGGCGGAAGGCTTGGCAAACCAAGACGTGAATCTCATGGTCCTTCTCTCATTCATGGAGCTGAACCTGATCAAAGATGGGCAGTACAGTTTTCTTGACCTGATCAAGCTTTTCCACCCAGTTTTAAAGatggtcacagcagagaagcttgCTGCGTGTAAAGCTGTTTTCATCTTAGATGGATTAGATGAAAGCAGACTTtctctggacttcaagaacaatGCTGTTGTGTCAGATGTCACACAAACAGCCTCAGTAGATTCGCTGCTGACAAACCtgatcaaggggaacctgcttccctcagCTCTCCTGTGGATAACCTccacacctgcagcagccaatcagatccctcctacatgtgtcgacagggtaacagaagtgcgagggttcactgacctccagaaggaggagtacttcaggaggagatccagtgatgaggagctgtccagcagaatcatctcacacatcaaggcgtccaggagcctccacatcatgtgccacatcccagtcttctgttggatcactgctacagttctggaggacatGTTCAGCAGGAACAAGACAGAAGAGTTTTCCATGAGCCTGACAGAGATGTACGCTCGATTCCTTATGATTCAGATggaaaggaagaagaggaagtacaACCAGAGTGAACCGGGGCTTGCGGAACatgacagggaagttcttctgaaatTCGGCAAGTTGGCATTTGAGCAACTGTTGAGAGGAAACTTtgtgttctaccaagaagacctggaggagtgtggtcttgatgtgaGAGAagcctcggtgtactcaggagtgtgcacagagatcttcagatcagagtgtgtgctcttcaaGAGAACGGTCTACTGCTTTGTCCATCCAAGCATCCAGGAGTTTCTTGCTGCCGTCTATGCTTCTTGCTGTTGCACGAGCACAAACATGGTGTCCTTGAAGCCGTTCTCCACAGACGACTGCAGACACACATCCCTCAATGATTATCTCGACACAACCATGAATGAGGCCATCAGCAGTAAGAACGGCCACCTGGACCTGTTTGTCCGGTTCCTTTGCGGCCTCTCGCTTGAGTCCACACAGAAACTCATGCAACACCTGCTGGGTCCAATTGAGAGCAGCCCAGAGAGCACCAGGACGGCCATCAGGAACCTCAAGAAGAAGTGCACCGGTAGCCTCCCACCTGACAGATGCATCAATATTTTCCACTGTCTGATGGAGATGAAAGATCGCTCACTGCATCAAGAGATCATGGATTACCTGAGGTCACAGGACAGATCGCAGAGGAAGCTGTCAGATATCCATTGCTCAACTCTGGCCTTCATGCTGCAGGcttcagaggaggttctggatgtgtTTGACCTGGAGGCGTGCAACGTGTCCCGGGACGGTCGCCTCAGACTACtgccagctgtgaggaactgcagaaAGGCTCG GCTTGCTGACTGTGGGCTCACAGAGACAAATTGTAAAGTCCTGGcttcagctctgagctccagcCCGTCCCATCTGActgagctggacctgagcaacaaccggctgcaggattcaggcgtggagctgctgtgtgtcgGGCTgcagagtccaaactgcaggctggagactctcag gctgtcaggctgtatGATCTCTGATGACGGCTGTGcctctctggcctcggctctcaGGTCCAACCCGTCCCACCTGAtggagctggacctgagcaacaaccatGTGGGAGCGTCAGGAGAGAGGCTGCTGTTTGCCGCCATGCAGGAGCCGGGCTGCCGGCTGCACTGCCTCAG GTTGGATCCTGAGCTTGAACGCTGA